The Sediminispirochaeta smaragdinae DSM 11293 genome has a segment encoding these proteins:
- a CDS encoding bifunctional helix-turn-helix transcriptional regulator/GNAT family N-acetyltransferase yields the protein MNDISIVRKFNRTVTQRIGVLDAQFLGRHRSLGASRLLYEIGISGAEVRDLRSRLGLDSGYMSRLLRTLEAEGLIMLRPSPNDSRVRTASLTKDGERELKRLDVLSDEAAAFILEPLSEKQRRRLLEGMEIVERMLTAGLIVMEVVPPESRDARLCIESYFTELNDRFENGFDPGDSISASDNELTPPNGYFVVARIHDEAIGCGAIKCYPDHGEIKRMWVAKTCRGLGAGRKILGYLEQIARENHIPLLRLETNKVLTEAQAMYRSSGYEEVVAFNNERYAHHWFQKYI from the coding sequence ATGAATGATATTTCTATTGTTAGGAAGTTCAACAGAACTGTTACGCAAAGGATTGGTGTACTTGATGCCCAGTTTCTGGGAAGGCACAGGTCCCTTGGTGCTTCTCGGTTACTGTATGAAATCGGCATATCAGGTGCAGAAGTTAGAGACTTGCGTAGCCGCCTCGGTCTCGATTCCGGCTATATGAGTCGCTTACTGCGTACGTTAGAGGCCGAAGGTTTGATAATGCTGCGTCCCTCTCCGAATGATTCGCGGGTACGAACTGCCTCGCTGACAAAAGATGGTGAGCGAGAATTGAAGCGGCTTGATGTGCTTTCGGATGAGGCTGCAGCTTTCATATTGGAACCCTTGTCAGAAAAACAGCGTCGTAGGCTACTTGAAGGGATGGAGATTGTTGAAAGGATGCTGACTGCTGGATTGATTGTCATGGAAGTGGTGCCGCCTGAAAGCCGCGATGCACGCTTATGTATTGAAAGCTATTTTACGGAACTTAACGATCGTTTTGAAAATGGATTTGATCCCGGTGATAGTATCTCGGCAAGTGATAATGAGTTAACGCCGCCAAACGGATATTTTGTTGTCGCACGGATTCACGATGAAGCCATAGGGTGTGGTGCGATCAAATGCTATCCCGACCATGGTGAAATCAAACGTATGTGGGTAGCAAAGACATGTAGAGGTCTTGGAGCGGGCCGGAAGATACTCGGCTATCTGGAACAGATAGCTCGGGAGAATCATATACCGTTGTTACGGCTGGAGACGAACAAGGTATTGACGGAAGCACAGGCAATGTACAGAAGTAGCGGCTATGAGGAGGTGGTAGCATTTAATAATGAACGCTATGCCCATCACTGGTTTCAGAAGTATATTTGA
- a CDS encoding aminoglycoside N(3)-acetyltransferase, with translation MSEKDTINATEERPHTITSLISDLRKLGVQSGMTVLVHSSLSSIGWVCGGAVSVILALEKVLGKTGTLLMPTHSGDLSDPKNWGNPAVPEAWWDTIRAEMPAFDPALTPTRGMGIIPETFRKQKGVIRSSHPNASFAAWGKNNTYLIQDNHLDYQMNEKSPIGRLYELDGYILLLGVDYMNNTSFHLAEYKADYSGKEEVLEYAPVMEKGRRVWKAYHDIAFDCDDFESIGQSYEKENPIKIGLIGSANSRLIRQKELVDYSVRWMELNRK, from the coding sequence TTGTCTGAAAAAGACACCATAAACGCAACAGAAGAAAGGCCCCATACTATTACAAGCCTGATATCTGATTTGAGAAAACTTGGGGTACAGAGCGGCATGACAGTTCTTGTTCATTCCTCTCTGAGTTCGATAGGGTGGGTATGCGGTGGAGCCGTAAGTGTCATTCTTGCCTTGGAAAAGGTTTTAGGAAAAACAGGAACGCTGCTCATGCCTACCCATTCAGGCGACTTATCTGATCCGAAAAATTGGGGAAACCCTGCTGTCCCTGAGGCGTGGTGGGATACAATCAGGGCTGAGATGCCTGCATTCGATCCGGCTCTTACCCCCACACGAGGCATGGGAATCATTCCCGAAACGTTCAGAAAGCAAAAAGGGGTCATAAGGAGTTCTCATCCGAATGCGTCTTTTGCTGCCTGGGGAAAAAACAATACATACCTGATTCAGGATAATCATCTTGATTACCAAATGAATGAGAAAAGTCCCATAGGAAGGCTATACGAGTTGGATGGATATATTCTCTTGCTCGGCGTTGATTACATGAATAATACATCTTTTCACCTGGCAGAGTATAAAGCCGACTACAGCGGGAAAGAAGAGGTTCTCGAATATGCTCCGGTTATGGAAAAAGGCAGGCGGGTCTGGAAGGCTTATCATGATATAGCATTTGACTGCGATGATTTTGAATCGATAGGCCAGTCATATGAAAAGGAGAATCCCATCAAAATCGGCTTGATAGGGTCGGCTAATTCAAGATTAATTCGACAAAAAGAATTAGTAGATTATTCGGTCAGATGGATGGAGTTGAACAGGAAATAG
- a CDS encoding TFIIB-type zinc ribbon-containing protein: MKKIDFGEKITQFMSGRYGMDQLNKSLIGIAFILIILETFITSQVLNVTGVMVMFYTIYRTYSRDLSKRARENEKFMKLVKPVRRSFSLLKLRIREGRTHRFRTCPNCKVVIRTSKKRGTRILVCPRCKTKFKTHIYL; the protein is encoded by the coding sequence ATGAAAAAAATTGATTTTGGAGAGAAAATCACACAGTTCATGAGCGGCAGATACGGCATGGATCAACTGAACAAGAGCCTGATAGGCATTGCTTTTATTCTGATTATTCTGGAAACATTCATTACATCTCAAGTTCTCAACGTAACCGGAGTAATGGTAATGTTCTACACGATATACCGAACCTATTCCAGGGATCTTTCAAAACGAGCCAGGGAAAATGAAAAGTTCATGAAGCTTGTTAAACCGGTTAGAAGGAGCTTCTCGTTGCTGAAATTGAGGATAAGAGAAGGCAGGACACACCGCTTCAGGACCTGCCCCAACTGCAAGGTAGTAATACGAACCTCGAAAAAAAGGGGCACCAGAATTTTGGTATGCCCCCGCTGTAAGACTAAATTCAAGACGCATATTTATTTGTGA
- a CDS encoding cache domain-containing protein, translating into MKLRLKLSLPIIGLSFFLYIILFFLMTMGLHQYENFALTTARQELLDGYKKELKSATEIAASLIQSIYADQERSDEEKLEAARTAVRPLRFGTDGYFYAYRAGTGENIIHGSTPANEGKSLWNLQSPDKKQYIIRDLDKAARDGDLFVDFYWSKPNHDPQEVFPKLGTALMVPGTTIWVGTGAYIDEIDSAVTKLTAYYASFARKMTIILLIFLLAAPLVMFLLIFRRIRNVVGPITRLSDIAQRSAGTDFREIPEITARRFPDEVTVLERSFSELFSQFSKVIRNVQVAVDRSRRRGTGMNSSITTINDSLKEAQISLENLSASEKQLSAEAQANQKLSDDLEQFIAGTNHLAQMQSKDVGDASDSVRRMSSEIEVIAQSAGRYTITAQALDKAAKSGEKSIGEAVKSLELADTAAVAINEAVSMIDTIAERTNILAINASIEAAHAGEVGKGFAVVANEIRTLAKGSSDSAESVASRLNDIASAIVSSKESTKHANSTFIDIIEHSEQVLSGMESITAITYTLQTMGQQVDQALTALIDSSDKVQTSSTEAHEKILNVSHSASNLAELSINLRNTITNMEQFLNSIRSQAEEIMEEGEQNSKEIGVLSDSVSQFKTAEETPSSV; encoded by the coding sequence ATGAAATTACGCTTAAAGCTTTCTCTGCCTATCATCGGTTTATCCTTTTTTCTTTACATCATATTATTTTTTCTCATGACGATGGGCCTTCATCAATACGAAAATTTCGCTCTGACAACAGCCCGGCAAGAATTACTTGACGGATATAAGAAAGAGTTAAAAAGTGCAACGGAAATTGCTGCTTCTCTTATTCAATCCATCTACGCCGATCAAGAGCGATCCGATGAAGAGAAGCTGGAAGCGGCCAGAACGGCCGTGAGGCCTTTACGCTTTGGTACGGACGGCTATTTTTATGCATACCGGGCAGGAACAGGGGAAAATATCATCCACGGCTCGACACCTGCCAATGAAGGAAAATCGCTTTGGAACCTCCAATCGCCTGATAAAAAGCAGTATATCATCCGAGATTTGGACAAAGCGGCGAGAGACGGCGATCTGTTTGTGGATTTTTATTGGTCGAAACCTAACCACGACCCTCAGGAGGTTTTTCCAAAACTGGGGACAGCTCTTATGGTCCCAGGAACCACTATTTGGGTAGGGACCGGGGCTTATATCGACGAAATAGATTCTGCAGTGACAAAGTTGACCGCATATTATGCCAGTTTCGCCCGAAAAATGACCATCATTCTTTTAATTTTCCTTCTTGCGGCTCCCCTGGTAATGTTTCTTCTGATTTTCAGGCGAATACGTAACGTTGTGGGACCGATAACAAGGCTCAGCGACATTGCTCAACGTTCGGCAGGAACCGACTTTCGGGAGATCCCCGAGATAACTGCTCGACGGTTTCCAGATGAGGTTACGGTACTTGAAAGAAGTTTTTCCGAATTGTTCAGCCAATTCAGTAAGGTAATCCGAAATGTCCAGGTAGCAGTCGACCGGTCCAGGAGAAGAGGGACCGGAATGAACAGCTCCATTACAACGATCAATGACTCGCTGAAGGAAGCCCAAATATCCCTGGAAAATCTCTCGGCCTCGGAAAAACAGCTATCTGCAGAGGCTCAGGCAAACCAAAAGCTCAGTGATGATCTTGAACAATTCATTGCGGGAACGAATCACCTTGCACAGATGCAGTCGAAGGATGTAGGCGATGCTTCGGACTCGGTCCGGAGGATGAGTAGCGAGATAGAGGTTATTGCCCAAAGCGCAGGACGCTATACGATAACGGCGCAGGCCCTTGATAAGGCAGCAAAATCCGGAGAAAAAAGTATCGGTGAGGCAGTAAAGAGTCTTGAGCTTGCGGACACCGCGGCTGTAGCTATTAATGAAGCAGTTTCTATGATTGATACCATTGCCGAACGGACCAATATTTTGGCCATCAACGCCTCAATCGAAGCGGCCCATGCAGGAGAGGTTGGAAAGGGCTTTGCCGTCGTCGCCAATGAAATCAGAACCCTTGCAAAAGGATCAAGCGACAGTGCGGAAAGTGTGGCTTCCCGCCTTAATGATATTGCAAGCGCCATTGTATCCAGTAAAGAATCAACCAAGCACGCAAATAGTACCTTTATCGATATCATCGAACATTCGGAACAAGTTCTCAGCGGAATGGAATCGATTACCGCGATAACATACACGCTACAGACCATGGGGCAACAGGTTGATCAAGCCCTCACGGCGCTCATCGACAGTTCGGATAAGGTCCAAACCTCCTCTACCGAGGCCCATGAAAAGATCCTGAATGTCTCCCATTCTGCTTCCAATCTTGCCGAATTATCGATTAATCTGCGAAATACCATCACCAATATGGAACAATTCTTGAATTCCATTCGATCACAGGCAGAAGAGATCATGGAAGAGGGAGAGCAGAATTCCAAAGAAATCGGTGTACTTTCGGATTCGGTTTCTCAGTTCAAAACCGCCGAAGAAACACCAAGTAGTGTATAG
- a CDS encoding DMT family transporter, with protein sequence MQTILYLSFGILIGMLFPVPASFSSHLSSYSKTPLTPSFIAFGVGTMLSLLLNLIINPASLLGGIDFSYPAYIYIGGALAGVGYNVANILLFSKIGASIAAIITITGQMAAGIIIDHFGLFGITEKVISAQRVIGILIMLYAVYLIQKEKGNFKRSSQIGWIVMGVFSGSLPPLQAAINAKLRYATGSILSATCISFFVGTLILIALILLSEKRLEFPIFDENKQRIPVYYYLSGIFGIIIVGGNIILIPILGSVLTSMVFILGQIAMSLIIDQVGLFHLQKRSVTKTKIAALALIVTGILFAKI encoded by the coding sequence ATGCAAACGATTCTTTATCTATCATTTGGAATACTGATAGGAATGCTTTTTCCCGTTCCGGCTTCTTTTAGTAGCCATTTAAGCTCTTACTCAAAAACCCCATTAACGCCATCTTTCATTGCATTTGGAGTAGGAACAATGTTATCACTTCTTCTAAACCTGATAATTAACCCTGCATCATTATTGGGAGGAATAGATTTTTCATATCCAGCATACATATACATAGGTGGAGCATTGGCTGGGGTAGGCTATAACGTAGCCAATATACTCCTCTTCTCAAAGATAGGGGCTTCTATTGCCGCAATTATAACAATTACAGGACAAATGGCGGCCGGAATTATCATTGATCATTTTGGCCTATTTGGTATCACGGAAAAGGTAATCAGCGCACAACGAGTGATAGGAATCCTCATCATGCTGTATGCTGTCTATTTAATACAGAAGGAGAAAGGAAATTTCAAACGGTCATCGCAAATAGGATGGATAGTGATGGGGGTTTTCTCAGGTTCTTTACCGCCACTGCAAGCGGCGATTAATGCAAAACTGCGCTATGCTACGGGATCAATCTTAAGTGCAACATGTATCTCTTTCTTTGTCGGAACACTTATTTTGATTGCATTAATTTTACTCTCGGAAAAAAGACTGGAATTCCCCATCTTCGATGAAAACAAACAGCGTATACCGGTTTATTACTATCTATCAGGAATATTTGGCATTATCATCGTTGGTGGCAATATCATACTGATCCCAATCCTTGGTTCCGTTTTAACCAGTATGGTCTTTATACTGGGTCAGATAGCAATGTCATTAATAATTGATCAGGTGGGACTATTCCATCTACAAAAGCGATCGGTAACCAAGACGAAAATTGCAGCTTTGGCCTTAATAGTCACAGGGATACTCTTTGCGAAAATATAA
- a CDS encoding CPBP family intramembrane glutamic endopeptidase: MQKRSTILTLLTIPVGIIILVLTQLVAGFAYTIPVPDWGTSLLFTLIYITLAWLAVRIYSAKILKVSLQECYIRKPHHYLRWLICAFLLPLLVSLALLCIKGDLTVNTMSMTQKYTIMLSSIFTVGFGAGIGEEMIFRGLIMSTIERKWGKKAALLIPSVLFGILHVFNGKLGCMDFLFLIISGSFVGIMFSLIVYDSGSIFASATVHGIWNIIIIGHILDIDTAYNAQAIISYRLQSHSMLLTGGKFGVESSLFATAGYIIVIAITLLHSGLLHRRDT; the protein is encoded by the coding sequence ATGCAAAAACGAAGCACCATTTTGACCCTACTGACAATACCGGTCGGGATTATCATTCTTGTTCTTACACAGCTGGTAGCGGGCTTTGCATATACGATTCCGGTACCCGACTGGGGAACATCATTACTGTTTACGCTCATCTACATAACACTTGCATGGCTGGCCGTACGAATATACAGTGCCAAGATTCTGAAGGTGTCATTACAGGAATGTTATATCAGAAAACCACATCATTATCTGCGTTGGCTTATCTGTGCTTTTCTGCTTCCACTTCTTGTCTCGTTGGCTTTGCTCTGTATAAAGGGTGATCTCACAGTAAATACAATGTCGATGACTCAGAAATATACCATAATGTTGAGTTCTATCTTTACGGTTGGTTTCGGAGCCGGAATCGGTGAAGAGATGATATTCAGAGGTCTGATCATGAGTACGATCGAGCGAAAATGGGGGAAAAAAGCCGCACTTCTTATCCCGTCTGTCCTCTTCGGGATCCTGCATGTTTTTAATGGAAAACTGGGATGTATGGATTTTCTGTTCTTGATAATATCAGGCTCGTTTGTTGGAATTATGTTTTCATTAATCGTTTACGATAGCGGCTCCATTTTTGCAAGTGCAACGGTTCACGGTATATGGAACATCATTATAATCGGGCATATTCTGGATATTGATACTGCGTATAATGCTCAAGCCATAATTTCATACAGGCTGCAGTCGCATTCGATGCTGTTGACGGGAGGAAAATTCGGAGTCGAATCCTCCCTGTTTGCAACAGCAGGATACATCATAGTCATCGCAATAACGTTGTTGCATTCAGGATTACTTCATCGGCGCGATACGTAA
- a CDS encoding response regulator — translation MSNDTVDAQILLVEDEALIAMAEAHMLEKQGFSVKTVLNGTDAIREGIKNEIDLILMDIDLGRNRMDGTEASKKILEQRDVPIIFLTSHSEKEYVSRVKGITQYGYILKNSGVFVLFQAIEKALKLFNKT, via the coding sequence ATGTCAAATGACACTGTTGATGCTCAAATTCTATTGGTCGAGGATGAAGCTTTAATAGCCATGGCAGAAGCCCATATGCTTGAAAAGCAGGGGTTTAGTGTAAAAACCGTCTTAAATGGAACAGATGCCATTAGAGAAGGTATCAAAAACGAGATCGACCTGATTCTGATGGATATTGATCTCGGCAGAAATAGGATGGACGGGACCGAAGCATCAAAAAAGATATTAGAACAACGCGACGTCCCTATTATATTCCTTACAAGTCACTCAGAGAAGGAGTATGTTTCTCGTGTTAAGGGTATCACGCAATATGGCTATATACTAAAAAATAGCGGTGTGTTCGTGCTTTTCCAAGCAATTGAAAAGGCATTGAAATTGTTTAACAAAACATAA
- a CDS encoding sensor histidine kinase codes for MKWHIGVLAIIFFSTLSVAAAVPVHVLVLHSYHSELPWTKGFDEGLHDAQAQYPELQYYTEYLDASRVGDSLSHQQWAEYLRAKYHSVKIDAIISESGPAANILYSYPELFGPIPQVMYSPVPHKTANYQLSVTPQIEAAIIGTAKLAIAQNPKAKKAIIIDGGNPATGSTIKLLHETLNGYGVDVQTVSNFTLPEIQDYLSTCKPNSMAFYTLVLRDRTGKKFIPQEVLDKLAEVSAIPIYTFWGTLADSGSTGGTMLDAQVIAYEGIKAILNYLTTGEFGTKYGTTQTYINWKLLKRYKISPRTIPQNAIILNRPEPFLVKYYVETVTVVSILFILGFIIMFIQFRRNLAINRQLCIKAEELQNALKEKELLYNEMNNRIKNNLTILSSMIILQINEIKNKTTKQQLENVVGRLQTLALVHEELSNKKHIKETNIHGSLQALILQVFNTMSSEPAEKQLLMDIDEIKMENRDAIACCLIVHELLTNAIKFAFPHGASGTIHVVLKKLLNQEVALSVSDSGIGIPSSYSMETDAKLGLKIVRLLVKQLGGSLEIRNAGGAVFLIKFRI; via the coding sequence ATGAAGTGGCACATTGGCGTACTTGCTATCATATTCTTTTCCACGCTTTCGGTAGCCGCTGCTGTGCCTGTTCATGTCCTTGTGCTTCATTCCTACCATAGTGAGCTGCCTTGGACAAAAGGCTTCGATGAAGGGCTTCATGATGCGCAAGCCCAATATCCGGAACTTCAATATTATACCGAATATCTTGATGCCTCTAGGGTTGGTGATTCATTGTCTCATCAACAATGGGCCGAATACCTTCGTGCAAAATATCACTCTGTTAAAATTGATGCAATTATCAGTGAATCCGGACCAGCTGCCAATATTCTTTACTCCTATCCCGAACTGTTTGGACCAATCCCGCAGGTCATGTATTCCCCGGTACCTCACAAGACAGCAAACTATCAACTCTCTGTCACTCCGCAAATTGAGGCAGCCATAATCGGAACCGCAAAGCTTGCCATCGCACAAAACCCAAAGGCCAAGAAAGCAATAATAATCGACGGTGGAAACCCGGCTACGGGTTCGACAATCAAACTTCTGCACGAGACCCTAAATGGATACGGTGTCGACGTTCAAACAGTAAGCAACTTCACGCTTCCTGAAATCCAAGATTATTTATCCACCTGTAAACCGAACAGCATGGCCTTTTATACACTTGTTCTTCGGGACCGTACCGGCAAGAAATTTATTCCTCAGGAAGTTCTCGATAAACTTGCCGAAGTGAGTGCCATCCCCATTTATACGTTTTGGGGAACACTTGCGGATAGCGGTAGCACCGGGGGCACAATGTTAGATGCACAGGTTATCGCATATGAGGGGATAAAGGCTATCCTTAACTATCTTACGACAGGGGAATTCGGTACTAAGTATGGTACGACGCAAACCTACATAAACTGGAAGCTCCTAAAACGTTACAAGATAAGTCCCCGTACTATTCCCCAGAACGCAATTATCCTTAATAGGCCGGAGCCTTTTTTGGTGAAATACTACGTAGAAACGGTGACGGTTGTATCCATTTTATTCATATTGGGTTTCATTATTATGTTTATTCAGTTTCGACGTAATCTCGCAATCAACCGGCAACTTTGCATCAAGGCTGAAGAGCTACAAAATGCTCTCAAAGAAAAAGAGCTTCTTTACAATGAAATGAATAACCGAATCAAGAATAACCTAACCATATTATCAAGTATGATTATATTGCAAATCAATGAAATTAAGAATAAAACAACGAAACAGCAACTTGAAAATGTAGTTGGTCGGCTTCAAACTTTGGCACTGGTGCATGAAGAATTAAGTAATAAGAAGCATATCAAGGAAACAAATATCCATGGATCTCTGCAGGCGCTTATTCTGCAAGTGTTCAATACTATGTCCTCAGAACCTGCTGAAAAGCAATTACTGATGGACATAGATGAGATCAAGATGGAAAATAGGGATGCTATTGCCTGCTGCCTCATCGTTCATGAACTTCTCACGAATGCAATCAAATTTGCATTTCCTCATGGAGCATCCGGTACTATTCACGTCGTACTGAAAAAACTATTAAACCAAGAGGTTGCATTATCGGTTTCTGATTCCGGTATTGGGATCCCATCATCATATAGCATGGAAACTGACGCAAAACTTGGGTTAAAAATAGTAAGGTTATTAGTGAAACAATTAGGTGGCTCTCTTGAAATACGGAATGCAGGTGGTGCCGTTTTTTTGATCAAATTCAGAATTTGA
- a CDS encoding beta-N-acetylhexosaminidase → MKHSLSLIPQVNGNIADERTRFALSSDSLIQIEPGFEFAAEDLLRFLERHYNLRLTISSHTALPIFEHTQAGIINFCHDSGMVHPEGYQITIANGICDITAQTATGALYAVQTIKQLFHSAVPELPAVKVYDEPLYRWRGFMLDSARHFCPVGEIERILDMMLYLKMNKFHWHLTDDQGWRMEINDYPLLSQVGGLSAPSPGFYTTEELHYIVSYAEKRGITVIPEVDLPGHCLSLLAAYPELGCSGGPYVIPSEPGIFYELLCLGNDDALSFSKRLIDYICDIFPGPWIHIGGDEIPTRRWKECPKCQERMKEEHLSNSRELHTWFANRLQEYAAAKGKNLITWNDGIDEKLSRDIICQFWFPYHNAYEKAVAESKRGRKFIMSDYFSTYLDLSQAVVPLKATYAYTGHLHAGKEAAQEHAILGIEAPLWSEHISDRRSRDKQLFPRILAVAESCWTDAEAKNLHDFIKRVDHLKGFFQTEFSIDGNMYRRDPFVLIRFLKKAIRIISMLRQAVSPNREK, encoded by the coding sequence ATGAAACACAGCCTATCACTCATACCACAAGTCAATGGAAACATAGCCGACGAAAGGACACGCTTTGCGCTTTCCTCAGATTCACTTATTCAGATAGAACCGGGATTTGAATTCGCAGCGGAAGATCTGCTTCGCTTTCTCGAACGCCATTACAATTTGAGGCTGACCATATCAAGCCATACAGCCTTGCCTATCTTTGAGCATACACAAGCTGGGATCATTAATTTCTGCCATGACAGTGGTATGGTTCACCCAGAAGGATATCAAATCACAATCGCAAACGGAATCTGCGATATTACCGCACAAACCGCGACAGGTGCTTTATACGCCGTTCAAACCATAAAACAACTGTTTCATTCCGCAGTACCGGAGCTTCCTGCAGTAAAAGTGTACGATGAACCCTTATACCGCTGGAGAGGCTTTATGCTCGACTCCGCTCGTCATTTTTGCCCAGTAGGGGAAATCGAGCGGATTCTGGACATGATGTTGTATCTCAAAATGAACAAATTCCATTGGCACCTCACAGACGATCAGGGCTGGCGAATGGAGATAAACGACTATCCGCTACTATCACAGGTCGGCGGACTTTCTGCTCCTTCTCCCGGTTTTTACACTACCGAAGAACTTCATTACATCGTCTCCTATGCCGAGAAACGAGGAATTACCGTTATACCTGAGGTCGACCTGCCCGGCCATTGTCTTTCGTTACTTGCCGCTTATCCAGAGCTGGGATGTAGCGGCGGTCCCTATGTCATTCCATCGGAGCCTGGCATTTTTTATGAACTCCTGTGCCTCGGCAATGATGACGCATTAAGCTTTTCAAAGCGACTCATCGATTATATCTGCGATATTTTTCCAGGTCCATGGATTCATATTGGCGGTGATGAAATTCCGACGAGACGCTGGAAGGAGTGCCCCAAGTGCCAAGAGCGTATGAAGGAAGAACACCTGTCGAATAGCAGAGAACTCCATACATGGTTCGCCAATAGGCTCCAGGAATATGCAGCGGCAAAAGGGAAAAACCTCATAACATGGAACGACGGCATCGATGAGAAGCTTTCCCGTGATATTATTTGTCAATTCTGGTTCCCATATCATAATGCCTACGAAAAAGCAGTGGCAGAATCCAAACGGGGAAGAAAATTCATTATGTCTGACTATTTCTCCACCTATCTTGATCTGTCACAAGCAGTAGTACCGCTAAAAGCCACCTATGCGTATACAGGCCACTTACATGCCGGCAAAGAGGCGGCGCAGGAGCATGCCATTCTTGGCATCGAGGCTCCCCTGTGGAGCGAACACATATCTGATAGAAGGAGTAGGGACAAGCAGCTCTTTCCAAGAATCCTTGCAGTGGCAGAATCCTGCTGGACGGATGCAGAGGCGAAAAACCTACACGATTTCATCAAACGGGTAGATCATCTCAAAGGTTTCTTCCAAACAGAGTTTTCCATTGACGGAAACATGTATCGGAGAGATCCGTTCGTGCTCATACGCTTCCTAAAAAAAGCTATACGTATTATTTCTATGCTTCGGCAAGCGGTTTCTCCAAACCGAGAAAAGTAA
- a CDS encoding Rrf2 family transcriptional regulator produces the protein MKYTKATNYALHTMLIMAKNADKRISVQHLAEKQDLSPTYLSKILTKLVKGGFISSFSGAHGGYALPQNWENISFLDIIHCMEGKSSLFECCLNEEEECSIKKVMLLAEEKMEADLKGTRISDLIR, from the coding sequence ATGAAATATACAAAGGCAACCAACTATGCGCTTCATACAATGCTCATAATGGCAAAAAATGCGGATAAACGCATAAGTGTACAGCATTTGGCAGAAAAACAGGATCTTTCACCTACGTATTTGTCAAAAATCTTGACAAAACTAGTAAAAGGCGGGTTTATCAGCTCTTTTTCAGGTGCTCATGGAGGTTATGCGCTTCCCCAGAATTGGGAGAACATATCATTTTTAGATATCATTCATTGCATGGAGGGAAAATCCTCCTTGTTTGAATGTTGTTTGAATGAAGAAGAGGAATGCAGCATAAAAAAAGTAATGCTTTTAGCCGAAGAAAAGATGGAAGCAGATTTGAAAGGAACAAGGATTTCTGATCTTATTCGATAG